The nucleotide window TGTTTTTCCATCAGTTTCCCCGGCCAAAGAAGATAATATTAAGGTTATTCAAAGTTTTAACAAAAGAATTGAAAAATTATTAGGCCAATCATTAAGTGATAGCTTGGCGGAATAATTTGCATAATTATTATATTTTGCTAAACTCTATAAGCTTTTATTTATTATGATATCAGACCAAGAGTTATATATATTAAGCTATTATCGTGCCTGTGAGCTTGCCGGGGCTATTTTGTTTGGCAAATTAGCTTTTCATACAAATTTTGAGAATATCCGTATACCTTTGACCGAACACGCGCTGGAAGAGTCACGCCATGCCTGGCGGTGGACAGAAACCATTGAAAAATTAGGCCGCATTCCGCTGAAAGTAACCCAAGCTTACCAAACCGAATACGGCAAAGAATACGGTATGCCTACGAGTATTTTAGAAATTCTGTGCTTAACCCAAGTTTTTGAGAAACGTACGTTAGACCACTTTAACAAACATCTGGCTTTGCCTGGAACTCATGATTTGGTCAAAGCAACTTTGCAGGAGCTAATTGATGACGAAACCGGTCACGTTAGCTGGGTTAGAAAAGAACTTGATGATTATATAGCTAAGCGCGATGAAGAAGAAATAAACGCCGTGATGAAAAAAATGGAAGAGGTTGATAAAAAGGTTTTTGAACGACTATCGAAAACCGAACCATTTAAGGAATATTTTAAGGAGTTGCTATGAATCAAGAAATAATCGAAACTATCAGGGAAACTCTTTATTTAACCGCTGATCAAATAAATGAAAATACTTTAATTGAAGAAATCGCCAAAGATTCCATGGACATAGTTGAATTGGTAGCTGTTTTAGGCAGTCAGTACAAAGTTGCGTTCCAGCCTGAAAAAATGGCCCACATTAAAACAGTAGGCGATGTCATTAAATATGTGACTGAAAACATGGATACATCAGATAGCTCGGATCCACTCAAGTCATTTTAATTATGCAATATCCACTTTTTAGCCAAGAGCCGTACCGCACCTTTAGAAAGACGGTACGTGATTTTGTGGTAGAAGAAATTGAACCACACGTTGATC belongs to Candidatus Buchananbacteria bacterium CG10_big_fil_rev_8_21_14_0_10_42_9 and includes:
- a CDS encoding acyl carrier protein yields the protein MNQEIIETIRETLYLTADQINENTLIEEIAKDSMDIVELVAVLGSQYKVAFQPEKMAHIKTVGDVIKYVTENMDTSDSSDPLKSF